Proteins found in one Acidobacteriota bacterium genomic segment:
- a CDS encoding SUF system NifU family Fe-S cluster assembly protein codes for MSELQDLYQEVILDHNRRPRNFREQPPPARRAEGFNPLCGDRLTLYVDLDGEVIRDLSFVGSGCAISKASASLMTDALKGKTVAEAERLFDRFHEMVTSPTDTAAGDLGKLSVLAGVREFPTRVKCASLAWHTLKAAVKASGAPAPVSTEDPSA; via the coding sequence ATGTCGGAGCTGCAGGACCTCTACCAGGAGGTCATCCTCGATCACAACCGCCGGCCGCGGAATTTTCGCGAGCAGCCGCCACCCGCGCGCCGCGCCGAGGGCTTCAACCCGCTCTGCGGCGACCGTCTGACGCTCTACGTCGATCTCGACGGCGAGGTCATCCGCGACCTCAGCTTCGTCGGATCCGGCTGCGCGATCTCGAAGGCCTCCGCGTCCCTGATGACCGACGCGCTGAAAGGGAAGACGGTCGCCGAGGCCGAGCGGCTCTTCGACCGCTTCCACGAGATGGTCACCTCGCCCACGGACACGGCGGCCGGAGACCTCGGCAAGCTGTCGGTCCTCGCAGGGGTCCGCGAGTTCCCGACGCGCGTGAAGTGCGCCAGCCTGGCGTGGCACACGCTCAAGGCGGCGGTCAAAGCCAGCGGCGCGCCCGCCCCGGTGTCCACGGAAGATCCGTCCGCCTGA